The proteins below come from a single Gammaproteobacteria bacterium genomic window:
- a CDS encoding heme oxygenase (biliverdin-IX-beta and delta-forming), protein MNLHKYQSSNTSIPNSRGVTNPLPDDPNLRTWLRHRTHDCHVRLNRHPLLTGLTKPGYRMAAYQFLLAAYFHFYQAVEAGIKKFLAREKVDFDYTHRCKLPWLIADLQFLGIDPHDKLFSLQQPIETPEFSGLEHLIGILYVVEGATLGGQIISASLATTLSLTANQGACFFNGYGACTQDYWRQFEIFVKSVSGDFISWEPAGFAATSMFSSIEGLLDNYQARLDAK, encoded by the coding sequence TTGAACCTACATAAATACCAATCTTCAAACACGTCGATCCCAAATAGCCGTGGGGTAACCAACCCTTTACCAGACGATCCAAATTTGCGGACATGGCTACGGCACCGCACGCATGATTGTCATGTTCGCCTCAATCGACACCCGTTATTAACCGGGCTGACCAAGCCTGGGTATCGAATGGCTGCTTATCAATTTCTGCTTGCTGCTTATTTTCATTTTTACCAGGCAGTCGAAGCGGGTATTAAAAAATTTCTTGCGCGGGAAAAAGTTGACTTTGACTATACCCATCGTTGCAAACTGCCTTGGTTGATCGCCGATTTGCAATTCTTAGGTATCGATCCTCACGACAAATTGTTTTCACTCCAGCAACCAATCGAAACACCTGAATTTTCTGGGCTGGAACATCTGATTGGCATTCTGTATGTCGTTGAGGGGGCAACTCTTGGCGGCCAGATAATTTCAGCGAGCCTTGCGACCACTTTATCCCTGACAGCAAATCAAGGTGCATGTTTTTTCAATGGTTATGGCGCGTGTACCCAAGACTATTGGCGACAATTCGAAATCTTCGTTAAATCCGTTAGTGGCGATTTCATATCCTGGGAACCCGCCGGATTTGCTGCGACCAGCATGTTTTCCTCAATCGAGGGATTACTCGATAACTACCAGGCTCGCCTTGATGCCAAATAG